Proteins from a genomic interval of Bifidobacterium longum subsp. infantis ATCC 15697 = JCM 1222 = DSM 20088:
- a CDS encoding ABC transporter substrate-binding protein — protein sequence MRRQTMVKAGAVACAVALLGSLSACGGSKKSTTTADGKPIVTVLVKKNANQEKMANMQWAKDLEADCDCKIEWQEVTREAWAQQKNATLASGDIADVNLNGYGAVEAYQYPGMFEDLSKDLDKLPNVKAFFKQKPDAKKMSTDSKGRIYAIADGRGKAYSGTGQHMLINKAWLDKLGLQVPTTWDELENVLKAFKTQDPNGNGQADEIPMNIKKLEGSYFTWYSPMLLLNSTGIVTGFNKGVSEYGFYAKNGVVKSFLTSDEYKEVIKYYHKLISEGLIPAEWATKDDDAYNADQISDGKTAKTGVVFGWSPSDNFGKLKDQYIAMPVPSAPGVSPDQTVWDGSSSELSPAGLSISSHAANKDAALKLANLLYSEKYSVQQFLGSFGKAITKTGEHEYTVDNDKLSQLTGDNQYPGLSELLVGWIPDEATIKGDTHADELIEVNKVYEEQRSHFDPVKDYIPDYVNMDNMDPSDATKLNTNNAEIFNTTMQKTATWMSKGGIDEEWDAYCKQLDSIGLQESTKIWQKWYDTYTK from the coding sequence ATGAGAAGGCAAACTATGGTGAAGGCGGGTGCCGTTGCGTGCGCCGTGGCCTTGCTGGGGTCGCTGTCTGCGTGTGGGGGCAGCAAGAAGTCGACCACGACGGCTGACGGCAAGCCGATTGTGACGGTTCTGGTCAAGAAGAACGCCAATCAGGAAAAGATGGCCAACATGCAGTGGGCCAAGGACTTGGAGGCCGACTGCGATTGCAAGATCGAGTGGCAGGAAGTGACTCGAGAAGCTTGGGCCCAGCAGAAGAACGCCACCTTGGCCTCTGGAGATATCGCGGATGTGAACCTGAATGGATACGGTGCTGTTGAGGCTTACCAGTATCCCGGTATGTTCGAGGATCTGAGCAAGGATCTTGACAAGCTGCCGAACGTCAAGGCCTTCTTTAAGCAGAAGCCGGATGCCAAGAAGATGTCCACTGACTCCAAAGGGCGGATTTATGCGATAGCCGATGGTCGAGGCAAGGCCTACTCCGGCACAGGTCAGCATATGCTGATCAACAAGGCCTGGCTTGACAAGCTGGGTCTGCAGGTGCCGACCACGTGGGACGAGCTGGAGAACGTGCTCAAGGCGTTCAAGACCCAGGATCCGAACGGCAACGGCCAAGCGGACGAGATCCCGATGAACATTAAGAAACTCGAAGGCAGCTATTTCACGTGGTACAGCCCGATGCTGCTGCTCAACTCCACCGGCATCGTCACCGGCTTCAACAAGGGTGTGTCTGAATACGGCTTCTACGCCAAGAACGGCGTGGTCAAGAGCTTCCTGACCTCCGATGAATACAAGGAGGTTATCAAGTACTACCACAAGCTCATCTCCGAGGGCCTGATTCCCGCCGAGTGGGCCACCAAGGACGATGACGCCTACAACGCGGATCAGATCAGTGACGGCAAGACTGCGAAGACCGGCGTGGTGTTCGGTTGGTCTCCATCCGACAATTTCGGCAAGCTCAAGGACCAGTACATCGCTATGCCGGTGCCGTCCGCCCCGGGCGTCTCCCCGGACCAGACCGTGTGGGATGGTTCCTCCAGTGAGTTGTCCCCTGCAGGACTGTCGATTTCCTCCCACGCCGCGAACAAGGACGCCGCGCTGAAGCTGGCCAACCTGCTGTACTCCGAGAAGTACTCCGTGCAGCAGTTCCTCGGCTCCTTCGGCAAGGCAATAACCAAGACTGGTGAGCATGAGTACACTGTGGATAATGACAAGCTGAGCCAGTTGACCGGTGACAACCAGTATCCTGGCCTGTCGGAATTGTTGGTGGGCTGGATTCCTGATGAAGCTACTATCAAGGGCGATACTCACGCCGATGAATTGATTGAAGTGAACAAGGTGTACGAGGAGCAGCGCAGCCACTTCGATCCCGTCAAGGACTATATTCCCGACTACGTCAATATGGATAATATGGATCCTTCCGATGCGACGAAGCTGAACACTAATAATGCCGAGATTTTCAATACCACTATGCAGAAAACTGCTACTTGGATGTCCAAGGGTGGCATTGACGAAGAATGGGATGCCTACTGCAAGCAGCTCGACAGCATTGGTCTGCAGGAGAGCACCAAGATCTGGCAGAAGTGGTACGACACCTACACGAAGTGA
- a CDS encoding ABC transporter substrate-binding protein, which translates to MRRRTALKAGAITCAVALLGSLAACGGSKEPTTTADGKPIVSVLVVKRPATDKIANMQWAKDLEADCDCKIEWQEVSEDAWAQQKNATLAAGKIADVSLHAFFPANAAQFPGLFEDLSKDLDKMPNVKQFFKEKPDAQKLTTDPEGHMYALPSSRGKSYSGTGQHMFINKTWLDKLGLQVPTTWDELENVLKAFKTEDPNGNGQADEIPMNIRKLDSYFTYYSPMLLLNSTGIVTGFNKGASPTGFYAKNGVVKSFLTSDEYKQVIKYYHKLISEGLIPADWATKTFDACDTDQLSDGKTAKTGVSFGWSQDASFGTLKDQYIPIPVPSAPGVSPDKTVWDGSSAEFEADRFSLSSHAANKDAALKLANLLYSEKYSVQQFLGSFGNLVTDDGNRHYTVDEDKYTKAMGDNLFPGLADRFSGWIPDGVTIKGDVDGDNLLEANKPYEEQRSHFDPVKDYIPDYVNPDPTDSNTLTNNNAQISNVVMQKTATWMSKGGIDEEWDAYCKQLDSLGLQENVKIWQKWYDIYTKK; encoded by the coding sequence ATGAGAAGAAGAACCGCACTGAAGGCGGGCGCCATCACGTGCGCCGTCGCCTTGCTGGGTTCGCTGGCTGCATGCGGCGGCAGCAAGGAGCCGACCACGACCGCCGACGGCAAGCCGATCGTGAGCGTTCTGGTCGTGAAGAGGCCGGCCACGGACAAGATTGCCAACATGCAGTGGGCCAAGGACCTCGAGGCCGACTGCGACTGCAAGATCGAGTGGCAGGAGGTCAGCGAGGACGCCTGGGCCCAGCAGAAGAACGCCACCCTGGCCGCGGGCAAGATTGCGGACGTCAGCCTCCATGCGTTCTTCCCCGCCAACGCCGCGCAGTTCCCGGGCCTGTTCGAAGATCTGAGCAAGGATCTCGACAAGATGCCGAACGTCAAGCAGTTCTTCAAGGAGAAGCCGGACGCGCAGAAACTCACCACCGATCCCGAAGGCCACATGTACGCCCTGCCTTCGTCCCGAGGCAAGTCCTACTCCGGCACGGGCCAGCACATGTTCATCAACAAGACCTGGCTTGACAAGCTGGGTCTGCAGGTGCCGACCACGTGGGACGAGCTGGAGAACGTGCTCAAGGCGTTCAAGACCGAGGACCCGAACGGCAACGGCCAGGCCGACGAGATCCCGATGAACATCAGGAAGCTCGACAGCTACTTCACCTACTACAGCCCGATGCTGCTGCTCAACTCCACCGGCATCGTCACCGGCTTCAACAAGGGCGCGTCCCCGACCGGCTTCTACGCCAAGAACGGCGTGGTCAAGAGCTTCCTGACCTCCGACGAATACAAGCAGGTCATCAAGTACTACCACAAGCTCATCTCCGAGGGCCTGATCCCCGCCGACTGGGCCACCAAGACGTTCGATGCGTGCGATACCGACCAGCTCAGCGACGGCAAGACCGCGAAGACCGGCGTGTCGTTCGGATGGTCCCAGGATGCGAGCTTCGGAACACTCAAGGATCAGTACATCCCCATCCCGGTGCCGTCCGCCCCGGGCGTCTCCCCGGACAAGACCGTGTGGGACGGCTCTTCCGCCGAGTTCGAAGCCGATAGGTTCTCCCTGTCCTCCCACGCCGCGAACAAGGACGCCGCGCTGAAGCTGGCCAACCTGCTCTACTCCGAGAAGTACTCCGTGCAGCAGTTCCTCGGCTCCTTCGGCAACCTGGTCACCGATGACGGCAACCGCCACTACACCGTGGACGAAGACAAGTACACCAAGGCGATGGGCGACAACCTCTTCCCGGGCTTGGCCGATCGTTTCTCCGGCTGGATTCCCGATGGCGTCACCATCAAGGGTGATGTCGACGGCGACAACCTGCTTGAGGCGAACAAGCCGTACGAGGAGCAGCGCAGCCACTTCGATCCCGTCAAGGACTACATTCCGGACTACGTGAACCCCGATCCGACGGACAGTAATACACTGACCAATAACAATGCACAGATTTCCAATGTTGTTATGCAGAAGACTGCTACTTGGATGTCCAAGGGTGGTATTGACGAGGAGTGGGATGCGTATTGCAAGCAGCTCGACAGCCTTGGTCTGCAGGAGAACGTGAAGATCTGGCAGAAGTGGTACGACATCTACACGAAGAAGTGA
- a CDS encoding ABC transporter substrate-binding protein, which produces MRKQTVLKAGAVACAVALLGSLSACGGDKEPTTTADGKPIVSVLIVKRPSTDKIANMQWAKDLEADCDCKIEWQEVSEDAWAQQKNATLAAGKLADVSLHAFGVPDAAQYPSMFEDLSKDLDKLPNVKAFFKQKPDAKKLITDPDGHIYALPSSRGKSYSGSGQNMLINKAWLDKLGLQVPTTWDELENVLKAFKTQDPNGNGQADEIPMNIKKLDSYFSWYSPMLLLNSTGIVTGFNKGPTVTGYYADNGVVKSFLTSDEYKQVIKYYHKLISEGLIPADWATKALDAYDSDQTSDGKTAKTGVSFGWSLDASFGTLKDQYIAMPVPSAPGVSPDQTVWDGSSSEFDGNKLSISSHVANKDAALKLANLLYSEKYSVQQFLGSFGQLVTDNGNHQYTVDAEKTSQLMKDNLFPGLSDRFTGWIPDEVSIKGDTNADDLLEVNKAYDEQRSHFDPVKDYIPDYVNPSPEDNNKLSSNNTQILNVVMQKTATWMSKGGIDGEWDAYCKQLDSLGLQENVKIWQKWYDTYTK; this is translated from the coding sequence ATGAGAAAACAAACCGTGCTGAAGGCGGGTGCCGTTGCGTGTGCCGTGGCCTTGCTGGGTTCGCTGTCTGCGTGCGGCGGCGACAAGGAGCCGACCACGACCGCTGATGGCAAGCCGATTGTAAGTGTCTTAATAGTCAAGAGACCCAGTACGGATAAAATCGCCAACATGCAGTGGGCCAAGGACTTGGAGGCCGACTGCGACTGCAAGATCGAGTGGCAGGAGGTCAGCGAGGACGCCTGGGCCCAGCAGAAGAACGCCACCCTGGCCGCAGGTAAGCTTGCGGATGTAAGCCTCCACGCCTTTGGAGTGCCTGATGCTGCTCAATATCCAAGCATGTTCGAGGACCTGAGCAAGGATCTTGACAAGCTGCCGAACGTCAAGGCCTTCTTTAAACAGAAGCCGGATGCCAAGAAGCTTATCACCGATCCTGACGGTCACATATATGCCCTGCCTTCGTCCCGAGGCAAGTCCTATTCCGGATCTGGTCAGAATATGCTGATCAACAAGGCCTGGCTCGACAAGCTGGGTCTGCAGGTGCCGACCACGTGGGACGAGCTGGAGAACGTGCTCAAGGCGTTCAAGACCCAGGACCCGAACGGCAACGGCCAGGCCGACGAGATCCCGATGAACATCAAGAAGCTCGACAGCTACTTCTCTTGGTATAGCCCGATGTTGCTGCTCAACTCCACCGGCATCGTCACTGGTTTCAACAAGGGGCCGACGGTTACCGGCTATTATGCGGATAACGGCGTGGTCAAAAGCTTCCTGACCTCCGACGAATACAAGCAGGTCATCAAGTACTACCACAAGCTCATCTCCGAGGGCCTGATCCCCGCCGACTGGGCCACCAAGGCTCTCGACGCGTATGATTCGGATCAGACCAGTGATGGCAAGACCGCGAAGACCGGCGTGTCGTTCGGGTGGTCGCTGGACGCGAGTTTCGGAACGCTCAAGGATCAATACATCGCTATGCCGGTGCCGTCCGCCCCGGGCGTCTCCCCGGACCAGACCGTGTGGGATGGCTCGTCCAGCGAATTTGACGGCAACAAACTTTCCATCTCATCGCATGTTGCGAACAAGGACGCTGCGCTGAAGCTGGCCAACCTGCTCTACTCCGAGAAGTACTCCGTGCAGCAGTTCCTTGGCTCGTTTGGACAGCTGGTTACTGATAACGGCAATCATCAATACACCGTGGATGCAGAGAAGACCAGTCAGCTGATGAAAGACAACCTCTTCCCTGGTCTGTCTGATCGGTTTACGGGTTGGATTCCCGACGAAGTCTCCATTAAGGGCGATACCAATGCTGATGATTTGCTTGAGGTGAATAAAGCATATGATGAGCAGCGCAGCCACTTCGATCCCGTCAAGGACTACATTCCGGACTATGTGAACCCCAGCCCCGAAGACAATAACAAGCTGAGTAGCAATAATACCCAGATTCTCAACGTTGTTATGCAGAAGACTGCCACTTGGATGTCCAAGGGTGGTATTGACGGGGAGTGGGATGCGTACTGCAAGCAGCTCGACAGCCTTGGTCTGCAGGAGAACGTGAAGATCTGGCAGAAGTGGTACGACACCTACACGAAGTGA
- a CDS encoding ABC transporter permease, with product MSVVKQGEVVDNALAARSAPLPVRLGRHFRRYGALWLMTLPALVFVGLFAYVPMYGLRLAFYDFDPVEGLMGGRFAGLRYFEQFFRSGMFVNIMVNTLRISLWTLVMGFIAPIVLALLINQISSSKIKGFVQTVTYMPHFISTVVIVSMINIFLSPSTGMIGRLFPGTDLLGEPGLFTPIYWISEVWQHMGWNCIIYLAALSSVDLSLYEAAKIDGAGRLQLIRYVDIPAIMPTVGIMLIMNMGSVLNVGFEKVLLMQNPMNLSVSEVIATYTYRMGILGNQFSYTTAIGLFNTVVNFFFLVLANFISKRASDTSIF from the coding sequence ATGTCTGTGGTGAAGCAGGGTGAAGTGGTGGATAACGCGTTGGCGGCTCGTTCCGCGCCGTTGCCGGTGCGGTTGGGGCGTCATTTCCGTCGGTACGGCGCGTTGTGGCTGATGACGTTGCCGGCGTTGGTGTTCGTCGGTCTGTTCGCGTACGTGCCGATGTACGGTCTTCGTCTCGCGTTCTATGATTTCGATCCGGTCGAGGGTCTGATGGGCGGCAGGTTCGCGGGGCTGCGGTATTTCGAGCAGTTCTTCCGGTCGGGCATGTTCGTGAACATCATGGTCAACACGTTGCGGATCAGCCTGTGGACGCTGGTCATGGGGTTCATCGCCCCGATCGTGCTGGCGTTGCTGATCAACCAGATCTCGTCGTCGAAGATCAAGGGGTTCGTGCAGACGGTGACGTACATGCCGCACTTCATCTCGACGGTCGTGATCGTGTCGATGATCAACATCTTCCTGTCGCCGAGCACGGGCATGATCGGGCGCCTGTTCCCGGGCACCGACCTGTTGGGCGAGCCGGGGCTGTTCACGCCGATCTACTGGATCAGCGAGGTGTGGCAGCACATGGGTTGGAACTGCATCATCTATCTGGCGGCGTTGAGTTCGGTGGACCTGTCCCTGTACGAGGCCGCGAAGATCGACGGGGCCGGTCGTCTGCAGCTCATCCGCTACGTCGACATCCCGGCGATCATGCCGACGGTGGGCATCATGCTGATCATGAACATGGGTTCCGTGCTCAACGTGGGCTTCGAGAAGGTGCTGTTGATGCAGAACCCGATGAACCTGTCCGTGTCGGAGGTCATCGCGACGTACACGTACCGCATGGGTATTCTGGGCAACCAGTTCAGCTACACGACGGCCATAGGCCTGTTCAACACCGTGGTCAACTTCTTCTTCCTGGTGCTCGCCAACTTCATTTCGAAGAGGGCGTCGGACACCAGCATCTTCTAG
- a CDS encoding dihydrodipicolinate synthase family protein → MNQFRGVIPPVVTPLTADHRLDVESYRRSIDRMIAAGVNGLFVLGSSSEVVFSTDERRREILAAAIEIAGGRVPVLAGCIDTETNRVIEHARAAREMGAAAIVATAPFYALGGVAEIERHFRLIHAAVPELPLFAYDIPVCVHTKLPNDLLIRLGRDGVLAGVKDSSNDDVAFRFLIGDNEENGHPLTLLTGQEVVVDGAYMAGADGSVPGLANVDPYGYVAMWNAYRNGDWDSVRKEQNKLAALMRIVLAPSGVQGFGSGVGAFKTAMALLGVFDTNQMPEPVLALHGDNVKAIADVLRACGFELARTVEQVDVSTE, encoded by the coding sequence ATGAATCAGTTTCGTGGGGTCATTCCCCCGGTCGTCACTCCATTGACCGCGGATCATCGTCTCGATGTGGAGAGTTACCGGCGTTCGATCGACCGTATGATTGCGGCCGGGGTCAATGGACTTTTCGTTCTCGGATCCTCAAGCGAAGTCGTGTTCTCCACGGATGAGCGACGTCGTGAGATACTGGCCGCGGCCATTGAGATTGCCGGCGGCCGAGTGCCGGTGCTGGCGGGGTGCATCGACACGGAGACCAATCGTGTGATCGAGCATGCTCGCGCGGCTCGTGAGATGGGAGCCGCCGCCATCGTGGCCACGGCGCCGTTCTACGCATTGGGCGGCGTGGCGGAGATCGAGAGGCATTTCCGTCTGATTCACGCCGCGGTGCCTGAATTGCCGCTGTTCGCATACGATATCCCCGTATGCGTGCATACCAAGCTGCCCAATGATCTGCTGATCCGCTTGGGGCGTGATGGCGTGCTGGCCGGGGTGAAGGACTCGTCGAACGATGATGTGGCGTTCCGTTTCCTGATTGGGGACAACGAGGAGAACGGTCATCCGCTGACGTTGCTGACCGGTCAGGAAGTCGTCGTCGATGGCGCGTACATGGCCGGCGCGGACGGCAGCGTGCCAGGCTTGGCCAATGTGGATCCATATGGCTATGTTGCGATGTGGAACGCCTACCGGAACGGTGATTGGGATTCGGTGCGCAAGGAGCAGAACAAACTCGCCGCATTGATGCGAATCGTCCTGGCGCCGTCCGGCGTCCAGGGATTCGGTTCCGGCGTGGGCGCGTTCAAGACCGCGATGGCGTTGCTGGGCGTGTTCGACACCAACCAGATGCCCGAACCGGTGTTGGCGTTGCATGGCGACAATGTGAAAGCCATTGCGGACGTGTTGCGTGCATGCGGTTTCGAGCTTGCGCGCACGGTGGAACAGGTCGATGTGTCCACCGAGTGA